A single region of the Malaclemys terrapin pileata isolate rMalTer1 chromosome 2, rMalTer1.hap1, whole genome shotgun sequence genome encodes:
- the LOC128831751 gene encoding LOW QUALITY PROTEIN: NFX1-type zinc finger-containing protein 1-like (The sequence of the model RefSeq protein was modified relative to this genomic sequence to represent the inferred CDS: substituted 1 base at 1 genomic stop codon) has protein sequence MSGQKRMWLDWPDSAWEPVPPKTARLSPEPGPSWRTDPCAILTDLGKLCDHSPQQLLPFLLDHDYQLEQVVESPGLSPARVYTLLRALKVAVERAGEPEQVQPVLALALRPAFVLRSLLGFIAELESFQHQDGQISQEVMEDTVAALHHLLTASPEQTKTLLCYPVDLLFATVQRLQSRGFQFTWIIQKRLHDTKSLVDSAFPRCSAPLASPACREDFHAIPIFPTPEEIFVDPGQKLKRNLPVGKYASDAAYLDTHFRLLREDFVRPLRAGISAHFSLQNVFGGAGKQRGALRLYRNVQLVKVGTSPAGAMYMARFQAPQGSAHASSKRLLSGSLTCLISSDCGQVLFGTVVGGNRPQLLKGAVWLDIKANHSDLLTRHLGKTNFIMVESPAFFESYRHVLEGLQELDPARVPFQSYVVQCRTPVAPPAHFGEDVTFDLSVLQPTGRADKEPMGDTSEGHVTAVDLTAVRPCDAYLWSPETFPHLDESQILAIRMALTREFVLIQGPPGTGKTFIGLQIVEILLRNQSQWWKDQRPFLVVCYTNHALDQFMEGILQFQPSGVVRVGGRSRSDKVAACSLRNLRQQQLPALLGAAEKHQYGWMRKALQKQKESIAYRTAVLELLRRGILTDTELAAEIRDDNLECSWRAGRFDMCDWLKIYPVAQEEKPSQAQGGGRKAGAEEELWPCHRDERALDDEDDLDPSEWRRSTVEEKFAYILPAEGSSSHQGIRKCLEEGDIMTDEDVANVRDVWELRLRDRWCLYRRWMLAYERELKETLVEKLKEYEKKAAQLAELTFQEDLWVLKRSRVIGMTTTGAAKYRKLLQKIQPHTVIVEEAAEILEAHVLTCLTPTCKHLILIGDHQQLRPKPADYTLEKKYFLGISLFERMINNQIPYVQLLYQHRMRPEISQLLVPLFYKQLKDHDAVAEYEQIKGVESSVFFIQHTAAESHSADSESYSNRFEAAFLVSLSRYLLDQFQNQGYHESQVTILTPYHGQVLKIRTLMRSRDMGDVAVHAVDDFQGEENDIVLLSLVRSNREGRIGFLQDKNRLCVALSRARKGFYCIGNLAGIAAGSNSQLWKDILRLLKRKKLTGEGLTLVCQNHPDTKTVVKESSDFSKIPDGGCTLQCQIRLECGHPCTRRCHPYDRDHSLYVCQFQCSKLCELNHRCPRKCKEPCEPCSVEVEKVIPKCGHLQTVPCHMPADHWLCQEPCKQLLECKHPCTRRCGEACSTCRCKEMIDITLPCSHVMRTECYKQKMPPVCLETCNQKLECGHHCKGNCYECVQGRLHVHCRNKCTRVLLCSHQCQESCFENCPPCKRQCPNQCRHSRCDKLCGEICFPCIQPCSWKCRHYRCTQLCSETCNRPRCSEPCQKSLKCSHPCAGLCGEPCPPKCRTCHRDELAEIFFGAEDEPDARFVVLEDCGHILEVQGLDRWMDGEPDNAHAQHVQLKVCPKCATPIQHNTRYNNVIKAIQQKIKEIKLKIQGNKEELEAGKQQLLLRLNIDRDLVAWAGMERSILNTVSRQSLLDLENSLNFFASLSRLKQQAKKCTAARERNLKRKIEAVEHWIGRNRHAFTAQQLRECRNEIKRISYLGNIFERLSGYENKQASLSPEAVALANEAIGVLQRQDPFTQSREXSLQRVLEKIDEWLPAAGLQLSEAERVMVTEAMQFGRGHWYRCPQGHLYTIGECGRPMQQSTCPECGATIGGQNHALTRDNIADDQILEPASAQEREPRLQDSILALPSSSDQPWSPTCCPPSPHPQPDSPPPRPPSPHPQVVSSPPRPPSPHPQPDSPIQLPMPASLANPTLPQPSLPAGLANPLAAVRHRRPRTQARGRAKQEPYSLRHRAARQRNRC, from the exons ATGTCTGGCCAGAAGAGGATGTGGCTGGACTGGCCTGACAGCGCCTGGGAGCCGGTGCCACCGAAAACTGCCCGGCTCTCCCCGGAGCCAGGGCCCAGCTGGAGGACGGATCCTTGCGCCATCCTCACTGACTTGGGAAAGCTCTGTGACCACAGCCCCCAGCAACTCCTACCCTTCCTGCTGGACCACGACTACCAGCTGGAGCAGGTCGTGGAGAGCCCCGGCCTGAGCCCCGCCAGGGTGTATACGCTGCTGCGGGCCCTGAAGGTGGCGGTGGAGCGCGCTGGTGAGCCGGAGCAGGTCCAGCCGGTCCTGGCCCTGGCGCTGAGACCAGCTTTCGTGCTTAGGAGTCTGCTGGGTTTCATTGCCGAGCTGGAGAGCTTCCAGCACCAGGATGGGCAGATCTCCCAGGAGGTGATGGAGGACACGGTGGCTGCCCTGCACCATCTGCTGACGGCGTCCCCCGAGCAGACAAAGACCCTCCTCTGCTACCCTGTGGACCTTCTCTTCGCCACCGTCCAGAGACTCCAGAGCCGCGGCTTTCAGTTTACATGGATCATCCAGAAACGGCTTCACGACACCAAGAGCCTGGTGGACTCGGCCTTCCCGCGGTGCAGTGCGCCCCTGGCCTCGCCAGCCTGCCGGGAGGATTTCCACGCCATCCCCATCTTCCCAACCCCGGAGGAGATATTCGTGGACCCTGGGCAGAAGCTGAAGCGCAACCTCCCCGTTGGGAAGTACGCGAGCGACGCGGCCTACCTGGACACGCACTTCCGCCTGCTGCGGGAGGATTTCGTCCGGCCCCTGAGGGCCGGGATCTCGGCTCACTTCTCCCTGCAGAACGTGTTCGGGGGCgctgggaagcagaggggggCGCTGCGGCTCTATAGGAACGTGCAGCTGGTGAAGGTGGGCACCTCCCCAGCTGGTGCCATGTACATGGCTAGGTTCCAGGCCCCGCAGGGCTCTGCCCACGCCTCCTCCAAACGGCTGCTGAGCGGCTCCCTGACCTGCCTCATCTCCAGTGACTGTGGCCAGGTGTTGTTTGGGACCGTGGTGGGGGGCAACAGGCCTCAGCTCCTGAAGGGGGCCGTGTGGTTGGACATTAAGGCAAACCACAGCGATCTCCTGACGAGGCACCTGGGGAAAACCAACTTCATCATGGTGGAGTCGCCAGCCTTCTTCGAGTCCTACCGGCACGTGCTGGAGGGGCTGCAGGAGCTGGACCCCGCCCGGGTGCCGTTCCAGAGCTACGTCGTGCAGTGCCGCACCCCCGTCGCCCCACCCGCGCACTTCGGAGAGGACGTGACCTTTGACCTCTCTGTTCTGCAACCCACTGGGCGAGCTGACAAAGAGCCCATGGGGGACACATCTGAG GGGCACGTGACCGCGGTGGACCTGACGGCCGTGAGACCCTGCGACGCCTATCTGTGGTCTCCAGAGACATTTCCTCACTTAGATGAGTCTCAGATCTTGGCCATTCGAATGGCCCTGACCAGGGAATTCGTGCTGATTCAGGGCCCACCTGGGACAG GCAAAACCTTCATTGGGCTGCAGATCGTGGAGATCCTGTTGAGGAATCAGTCTCAGTGGTGGAAGGACCAGAGACCCTTCCTGGTCGTCTGCTACACAAACCATGCTCTGGACCAATTTATGGAAG GGATCCTGCAGTTCCAGCCCTCCGGCGTGGTGCGCGTTGGGGGAAGGAGCAGAAGCGACAAGGTGGCAGCGTGCTCCTTGAGGAACCTTCGCCAACAGCAGCTGCCAGCGCTCCTGGGGGCCGCGGAGAAGCACCAGTATGGCTGG ATGCGGAAGGCCTTGCAGAAGCAGAAGGAGAGCATCGCCTACCGCACCGCGGTGCTGGAGCTCCTCCGCCGAGGGATCCTCACGGACACAGAGCTGGCAGCGGAGATCCGCGATGACAACCTGGAGTGCTCCTGG AGAGCGGGGCGCTTCGACATGTGCGACTGGCTGAAGATCTACCCCGTGGCGCAGGAGGAGAAGCCGTCCcaggctcagggcgggggcaggaagGCAG gcGCGGAGGAAGAGCTCTGGCCGTGCCACAGGGATGAGCGGGCCCTGGATGACGAGGACGATTTGGACCCTTCCGAGTGGCGGCGGAGCACAGTGGAGGAGAAGTTTGCTTACATCCTCCCCGCCGAGGGCAG CTCCTCACACCAAGGGATACGCAAATGCTTGGAGGAGGGTGACATCATGACCGACGAGGACGTCGCGAACGTGAGAGACGTCTGGGAGCTGCGGCTGAGGGATCGCTGGTGTCTCTACag GAGGTGGATGCTGGCCTACGAGCGTGAGCTGAAGGAGACGCTGGTGGAGAAGCTGAAGGAGTACGAGAAGAAAGCAGCCCAACTAGCGGAGCTGACCTTCCAGGAGGACCTGTGGGTGCTGAAACGAAGCCGGGTCATTGGCATGACGACAACAG GGGCTGCCAAGTACCGAAAGCTCTTGCAGAAAATCCAGCCCCACACTGTGATTGTGGAAGAGGCAGCAGAGATCCTGGAAGCTCACGTTCTAACCTGCCTCACGCCGACCTGCAAGCACCTCATCCTGATTGGAGATCACCAGCAG CTGCGGCCCAAACCCGCCGATTACACCTTGGAGAAGAAGTATTTCCTCGGCATCTCCCTGTTCGAGCGCATGATAAATAATCAGATCCCCTATGTGCAGCTGCTCTATCAG CACCGCATGCGCCCAGAGATTTCCCAGCTGCTGGTGCCGCTCTTTTACAAACAGCTCAAAGACCACGATGCCGTTGCTGAATACGAACAGATCAAG GGCGTGGAGAGCAGTGTCTTCTTCATCCAGCACACAGCGGCCGAGAGCCACAGCGCTGACTCCGAGAGCTACAGCAACAGGTTTGAGGCTGCCTTCCTGGTCTCGCTGAGCAGATACCTCCTAgatcagtttcaga ATCAGGGATACCACGAGAGTCAAGTCACCATTCTGACCCCTTACCACGGCCAGGTGCTGAAAATCCGCACGCTGATGAGGAGCAGAGACATGGGAGACGTGGCTGTCCATGCTGTGGATGACTTTCAAGGGGAGGAGAATGACATCGTTCTTCTCTCGCTGGTACGAAGCAACAGAGAAGGGAGGATTGGTTTCCTCCAGGATAAAAATCGGCTCTGTGTGGCTCTCTCACGGGCCAGGAAGGGCTTCTATTGCATTGGAAACCTAGCTGGCATTGCAGCTGGCTCCAACAGCCAACTGTGGAAAGATATTCTACGTCTCCTAAAGAGAAAGAAACTTACGGGGGAAGGCCTGACGCTGGTGTGTCAAAATCACCCCGATACCAAGACAGTGGTGAAGGAGAGTTCGGACTTCAGTAAAATCCCTGACGGAGGCTGCACGCTTCAGTGCCAAATCCGGCTGGAATGCGGCCACCCCTGCACGCGCCGCTGCCACCCGTACGACAGGGATCACAGCCTGTACGTTTGTCAGTTCCAGTGCTCCAAGCTGTGTGAGCTCAACCACAGGTGTCCGAGAAAGTGCAAGGAACCTTGCGAACCTTGTTCTGTGGAAGTGGAAAAAGTCATTCCAAAGTGTGGGCACCTCCAGACCGTCCCCTGTCACATGCCAGCTGATCACTGGCTCTGCCAGGAGCCGTGCAAGCAGCTTCTGGAATGCAAACACCCATGCACACGCCGCTGTGGGGAagcctgcagcacctgcaggtgCAAGGAAATGATTGACATCACTCTGCCCTGTTCTCACGTAATGAGAACTGAATGCTACAAGCAGAAAATGCCTCCAGTCTGCCTTGAGACATGCAACCAGAAACTCGAGTGTGGACACCACTGCAAAGGAAACTGCTATGAATGCGTGCAGGGCAGGCTGCATGTCCACTGCCGTAACAAGTGCACGAGGGTCCTTCTGTGTTCCCACCAGTGCCAGGAATCGTGTTTTGAGAACTGTCCTCCGTGCAAGAGACAGTGCCCCAACCAGTGCAGACACAGCCGCTGTGATAAGCTATGCGGGGAGATCTGTTTTCCCTGCATACAGCCCTGTTCCTGGAAATGCAGGCACTACCGGTGCACACAGCTGTGCTCCGAGACGTGCAATCGCCCCCGCTGCAGTGAGCCCTGCCAAAAAtcactcaaatgcagccacccctGCGCAGGCCTCTGTGGAGAGCCATGTCCGCCCAAGTGTCGCACGTGCCACAGAGATGAGCTGGCCGAGATTTTCTTTGGGGCCGAGGACGAGCCGGATGCCCGTTTCGTTGTCTTAGAAGACTGCGGACACATTTTGGAGGTGCAGGGCCTGGATCGCTGGATGGACGGCGAGCCAGACAATGCTCATGCCCAACACGTCCAGCTGAAGGTGTGCCCCAAATGCGCGACACCCATCCAGCATAACACACGTTACAACAACGTGATCAAGGCCATCCAGCAAAAAATCAAGGAGATCAAATTGAAGATTCAGGGAAACAAGGAAGAACTTGAAGCTGGAAAGCAGCAACTGCTCCTTCGGCTGAACATCGACAGAGACCTCGTGGCCTGGGCGGGTATGGAAAGAAGCATTCTGAACACGGTCTCCCGTCAGAGCCTTCTGGACTTGGAGAACTCCCTAAATTTCTTTGCAAGTCTCTCCAGACTGAAGCAACAAGCAAAGAAGTGCACGGCGGCGAGAGAACGCAATTTGAAACGGAAGATTGAGGCCGTGGAGCACTGGATCGGCAGAAACAGACACGCCTTCACAGCTCAGCAGCTCAGGGAATGCAGGAATGAGATCAAGAGGATATCGTACCTGGGAAACATCTTTGAGCGGCTGAGTGGCTACGAAAACAAACAAGCATCGTTATCCCCCGAGGCCGTGGCACTTGCTAATGAAGCTATAGGCGTCCTCCAGCGGCAGGACCCTTTCACCCAGAGTCGGGAGTAATCTCTCCAgagggtgctggagaagattgATGAGTGGCTTCCTGCGGCAGGACTGCAGCTCTCCGAGGCAGAGCGGGTCATGGTAACAGAGGCCATGCAATTCGGCAGGGGCCACTGGTACAGATGCCCTCAGGGCCACTTGTACACAATTGGGGAATGCGGCCGTCCAATGCAGCAGAGCACCTGCCCCGAGTGTGGAGCTACCATTGGGGGGCAAAACCACGCTCTCACTCGGGATAACATCGCCGACGATCAAATACTGGAACCCGCTAGCGCACAGGAGCGAGAACCACGTCTACAGGATAGTATCTTAGCTCTGCCCAGCTCCAGCGATCAGCCATGGTCCCCCACCTGCTGcccgcccagcccccaccctcagcCAGACTCACCGCCCCCTCGcccgcccagcccccaccctcagGTGGTCTCATCGC CCCCtcgcccacccagcccccaccctcaaCCAGACTCACCAATCCAGCTCCCCATGCCTGCCAGCCTTGCTAACCCcacactcccccagccctccctgccaGCTGGCCTTGCCAACCCCCTGGCTGCTGTCAGGCACCGCCGGCCTCGAACCCAGGCCCGTGGGCGTGCCAAGCAGGAGCCGTACTCTTTGCGCCACCGCGCGGCAAGGCAGAGAAACCGCTGCTAA